In one window of Cellulophaga sp. HaHa_2_95 DNA:
- the rpsS gene encoding 30S ribosomal protein S19 — protein MARSLKKGPYVHFSLEKKVQQNIDSGKKTVVKTWSRASMITPDFVGQTIAVHNGRQFVPVYVTENMVGHKLGEFSPTRSFRGHGGSKNKGKK, from the coding sequence ATGGCACGTTCACTAAAAAAAGGACCTTACGTTCACTTTAGTTTAGAAAAGAAAGTTCAACAGAATATAGATTCTGGTAAAAAGACTGTAGTTAAGACTTGGTCAAGAGCTTCAATGATAACACCAGATTTCGTTGGTCAAACTATCGCTGTTCATAATGGTAGACAATTTGTTCCTGTATATGTTACAGAGAATATGGTTGGTCATAAATTAGGAGAATTTTCACCAACTAGATCTTTTAGAGGTCATGGTGGTTCGAAAAATAAAGGAAAAAAGTAA
- the rplB gene encoding 50S ribosomal protein L2, with product MSVRKLKPITPGQRFRVVNGFDAITTDKPEKSLLAPLKKSGGRNSQGKMTIQHRGGGHKRRYRLIDFKRDKQGVAGVIDSIQYDPNRTAFVALVNYADGEKRYVIAQNGMQVGQEISSGADATPEIGNALPLSAIPLGTIISCIELRPGQGAVMARSAGTFAQLMARDGKFATVKLPSGETRLILVLCLATIGAVSNSDHQLLVSGKAGRSRWLGRRPRTRPVAMNPVDHPMGGGEGRASGGHPRSKNGIPAKGYRTRSKTKATNRYILERRKK from the coding sequence ATGTCAGTTAGAAAATTAAAACCAATCACTCCAGGACAGCGTTTTAGAGTAGTAAACGGATTCGACGCGATTACTACTGATAAGCCGGAGAAGAGCTTGCTTGCTCCGTTAAAAAAGTCCGGAGGTAGAAACAGTCAAGGAAAGATGACTATCCAGCACAGAGGTGGTGGTCATAAGAGAAGGTATCGTTTGATAGATTTCAAAAGAGACAAGCAAGGAGTTGCTGGTGTCATTGATTCTATTCAGTATGATCCTAATAGAACAGCATTCGTAGCTTTAGTTAATTATGCTGATGGAGAGAAAAGATACGTAATAGCACAAAACGGAATGCAAGTGGGTCAGGAGATTTCTTCTGGTGCAGATGCCACTCCTGAAATTGGAAATGCACTTCCTTTAAGTGCTATTCCTTTAGGTACTATTATTTCTTGTATAGAACTACGTCCAGGACAAGGTGCTGTTATGGCAAGAAGTGCTGGTACATTTGCTCAATTAATGGCTAGAGATGGTAAGTTTGCTACGGTAAAACTTCCTTCGGGTGAAACTAGATTGATTCTAGTTTTATGTTTAGCTACAATTGGGGCGGTATCTAATTCTGATCATCAATTACTTGTTTCTGGTAAAGCCGGTAGAAGTAGATGGTTAGGTAGAAGACCAAGAACAAGACCGGTTGCAATGAACCCTGTCGATCACCCAATGGGTGGTGGTGAAGGTAGAGCTTCAGGTGGTCACCCAAGATCTAAGAACGGTATACCTGCTAAAGGTTATAGAACTCGTTCTAAGACTAAGGCTACAAATAGATATATATTAGAACGTAGAAAGAAATAA